A stretch of Salvelinus alpinus chromosome 4, SLU_Salpinus.1, whole genome shotgun sequence DNA encodes these proteins:
- the derl1 gene encoding derlin-1 isoform X1, whose translation MSDIGDWFKTIPFITRYWFAGSIAVPLIGKLGLISPMYLVLWPENFFHKFQVWRPITSTLYFPVGPGTGFLYLVNLYFLYQYSTRLETGAFDGRPADFVFMLLFNWLCIVITGLMMDMQLLMIPLIMSVLYVWAQLNRETIVSFWFGTRFKACYLPWVILGFNYIIGGSVVNELIGNLVGHLYFFLMFKYPMDLGGRSFLSTPDFLYRFLPNRRGGVSGFGAPPSRRPAAPEAGGGGGGGGGMRGRHAWGAGFRLGDD comes from the exons ATGTCAGATATCGGGGACTGGTTCAAAACAATCCCGTTCATCACCCGGTACTGGTTTGCTGGGTCGATTGCGGTTCCCTTGATAGGTAAACTGGGACTAATCAGTCCCATGTACCTCGTCTTATGGCCAGAGAACTTCTTTCACAAATTTCAG gtATGGAGACCAATCACCTCCACCTTATACTTCCCTGTGGGCCCTGGAACAGGCTTCCTCTACCTAGTCAATCTTTATTTCCTCTACCAGTACTCTACCAGGCTGGAGACAG GGGCGTTTGATGGGCGTCCGGCTGACTTTGTGTTCATGCTGCTCTTCAACTGGCTCTGCATCGTT ATAACCGGCTTAATGATGGACATGCAG CTCCTGATGATCCCGTTGATAATGTCCGTCCTGTACGTGTGGGCTCAGCTGAACAGAGAAACCATCGTCTCCTTCTGGTTCGGGACACGCTTCAAAGCATGTTACCTACCCTGGGTCATCCTCGGGTTCAACTACATTATTGGGGGCTC TGTTGTCAATGAACTGATTGGGAACCTGGTGGGTCATCTGTACTTCTTCCTGATGTTTAAATACCCCATGGACCTGGGAGGCAGGTCCTTCCTGTCAACACCTGACTTCCT GTACCGCTTCCTGCCCAACAGACGAGGGGGCGTGTCTGGGTTTGGCGCTCCACCCAGCAGGAGACCTGCAGCTCCCGAggccggtggtggtggtggtggtggaggaggtatgAGAGGACGTCATGCCTGGGGAGCTGGCTTCCGTCTAGGGGACGACTGA
- the LOC139572922 gene encoding zinc fingers and homeoboxes protein 2-like, with translation MASRRKTTTPCRADAVFRGDDVMGQEDPGEMEVEVSANDKSIVVNGSNEMLPGEDWSSGTEPSGSRRESPAPEKPNALDSRPPRKQQGGYECKYCPFSTQNLNEFKEHVDSNHPNVILNPLYLCAVCNFNTKKFDTLTEHNERCHPGESNFKFKRIKLNNQTILEQSIEGTSNAVVCDSTNGFLTGEDFATFPLSKSTTVKISKPKTDNKRLFTESQLDRLNPELPRKQIAAVNVNGTVIIPEATLKDGISHIMPSLQRPPNYNLVPKIAVPLNTSKYNPSLDSNMTLITSFTKFPYPTQAELSWLTAASKHPEEQIKVWFTLQRLKQGISWSPEEVEEARKKMFNGTIQSVPQTTFTVLSGAQMAQSTKGQQSLVQSVPFNLLGQTSYVLTQVANGSAVSCSPITLTMANQVVQSVKRPLVAPVVASSEIKRPSIIQTIQAPRLVASPKPSFTSDSNKTPDQIAVLKASYTQCQFPEEEEVYRLIESTGLSRGEIKKWFSEQRLLNHKVAPQVIKIEPQASKDSQPKKAVPTQFPLLERLKGKSSEQLKMLEESFQRTSSPTEIDVDNLVVDTRLSKTEIDCWFSERRALRDNLEQALANSMGHKSLEEQRGILNSVYEQDSKVRCSPLPIVTTSTSPEPIDRKSLGLLKEVFTQTQWPSPEEYSQLEGQTGLSRTEIVRWFKENRSALKNGTLDWMEQFQKVNGKAGQNGQSSSGITERPPSSILQQHFTEAKTTLLSAEDAEKLPLQSKLINQDIVQWFTSKLGQSMTDISRDQHGQANVDRSRWVKVTMAVGDETKGALENQKMGSEAEVLMGDQPGRVTG, from the coding sequence ATGGCCAGCCGAAGGAAGACCACGACCCCTTGTAGAGCTGATGCTGTTTTTAGAGGTGATGACGTGATGGGGCAAGAGGATCCAGGtgagatggaggtggaggtatCGGCGAATGACAAAAGCATAGTGGTGAATGGGTCCAACGAGATGCTTCCTGGAGAGGACTGGAGCTCTGGGACAGAGCCTAGTGGTTCACGTCGGGAGTCGCCGGCCCCTGAGAAACCTAATGCGCTGGATTCAAGGCCTCCGAGGAAGCAGCAGGGAGGCTATGAATGCAAGTACTGTCCGTTCTCTACGCAGAACCTGAATGAGTTCAAGGAACACGTGGACTCCAATCACCCCAATGTCATTCTCAACCCGCTCTACCTGTGTGCTGTGTGCAACTTCAACACAAAGAAGTTTGACACCTTGACAGAGCACAACGAGAGGTGTCATCCAGGGGAGAGCAACTTTAAGTTCAAGAGAATCAAACTGAACAATCAGACCATCCTAGAGCAGTCGATAGAAGGAACAAGCAACGCTGTCGTCTGTGATTCAACCAACGGCTTTCTGACTGGAGAAGACTTTGCCACTTTCCCCCTGAGCAAATCCACCACAGTGAAGATTAGTAAGCCAAAAACAGACAACAAACGGTTATTCACAGAAAGTCAACTGGACAGACTCAACCCCGAGCTCCCCAGAAAGCAGATCGCCGCCGTGAATGTGAACGGGACCGTGATCATCCCAGAAGCGACACTAAAAGATGGCATCTCTCATATCATGCCTTCTCTTCAGCGCCCGCCTAACTACAACTTAGTACCAAAAATCGCTGTCCCTTTGAACACCTCCAAGTACAACCCTTCACTGGACAGTAACATGACACTCATCACATCCTTCACCAAGTTCCCGTACCCGACCCAAGCGGAGCTGTCCTGGCTTACCGCTGCCTCCAAGCACCCCGAGGAACAGATCAAGGTGTGGTTCACCCTCCAGAGACTGAAGCAAGGCATCAGCTGGTCCCCTGAAGAGGTGGAAGAAGCTCGGAAGAAGATGTTCAACGGTACCATCCAGTCAGTCCCACAGACCACCTTCACCGTGCTGAGCGGTGCCCAGATGGCCCAGTCCACCAAAGGACAACAGTCCCTAGTTCAATCCGTCCCCTTCAACCTCCTGGGACAGACCAGTTATGTGTTGACGCAGGTTGCAAACGGCTCAGCTGTCAGCTGTTCTCCCATCACACTAACCATGGCAAACCAGGTCGTGCAGTCAGTCAAGCGACCCTTGGTAGCTCCAGTAGTGGCCTCTTCAGAGATCAAACGTCCCTCCATAATCCAGACGATTCAGGCACCTAGACTGGTGGCTTCGCCTAAACCCAGCTTCACTTCAGACTCCAATAAAACCCCGGACCAGATTGCTGTACTGAAAGCAAGTTACACCCAGTGCCAGTTCCCTGAAGAGGAGGAAGTGTACCGCCTCATTGAGTCCACCGGCCTCTCTAGAGGAGAAATCAAGAAGTGGTTCAGTGAGCAACGACTCCTCAATCACAAGGTGGCGCCACAGGTGATCAAGATTGAGCCCCAGGCATCGAAAGACAGTCAGCCCAAAAAGGCTGTCCCCACCCAGTTTCCTCTCCTGGAGAGGCTCAAAGGCAAATCCTCTGAGCAGCTCAAGATGCTAGAGGAGAGTTTTCAGAGGACCAGCTCCCCCACTGAAATTGACGTTGACAACCTTGTTGTGGACACAAGGCTCTCCAAGACTGAGATCGACTGCTGGTTCTCAGAGCGCAGAGCACTGCGGGACAACTTGGAGCAAGCCCTGGCAAACTCCATGGGTCATAAGAGCCTTGAGGAGCAACGAGGGATACTGAATAGTGTTTACGAACAGGACAGCAAAGTCCGGTGCTCACCTCTTCCCATCGTCACCACTTCCACCAGTCCTGAGCCCATCGATAGGAAATCCCTAGGGCTTCTCAAAGAGGTGTTCACCCAGACCCAGTGGCCGTCGCCAGAGGAGTACAGCCAGCTGGAGGGACAGACAGGTTTGTCTCGCACAGAGATTGTCCGCTGGTTCAAGGAAAACCGATCCGCCCTGAAGAATGGAACCTTGGACTGGATGGAACAGTTCCAGAAAGTCAACGGCAAAGCAGGACAGAATGGTCAGAGCTCGTCAGGGATCACTGAACGACCCCCAAGCAGCATTCTCCAGCAGCACTTCACAGAAGCCAAGACGACACTGCTTTCAGCAGAAGACGCAGAAAAGCTTCCATTGCAGTCGAAACTCATCAACCAGGACATAGTCCAGTGGTTTACCAGTAAGCTGGGCCAGAGTATGACAGACATCAGCAGGGACCAACATGGACAGGCCAACGTGGACAGAAGCAGATGGGTGAAGGTGACCATGGCTGTAGGGGATGAGACTAAAGGTGCTTTGGAGAACCAGAAGATGGGATCAGAAGCAGAGGTGCTGATGGGAGACCAACCTGGTCGGGTGACTGGATGA
- the derl1 gene encoding derlin-1 isoform X2, protein MLLFNWLCIVITGLMMDMQLLMIPLIMSVLYVWAQLNRETIVSFWFGTRFKACYLPWVILGFNYIIGGSVVNELIGNLVGHLYFFLMFKYPMDLGGRSFLSTPDFLYRFLPNRRGGVSGFGAPPSRRPAAPEAGGGGGGGGGMRGRHAWGAGFRLGDD, encoded by the exons ATGCTGCTCTTCAACTGGCTCTGCATCGTT ATAACCGGCTTAATGATGGACATGCAG CTCCTGATGATCCCGTTGATAATGTCCGTCCTGTACGTGTGGGCTCAGCTGAACAGAGAAACCATCGTCTCCTTCTGGTTCGGGACACGCTTCAAAGCATGTTACCTACCCTGGGTCATCCTCGGGTTCAACTACATTATTGGGGGCTC TGTTGTCAATGAACTGATTGGGAACCTGGTGGGTCATCTGTACTTCTTCCTGATGTTTAAATACCCCATGGACCTGGGAGGCAGGTCCTTCCTGTCAACACCTGACTTCCT GTACCGCTTCCTGCCCAACAGACGAGGGGGCGTGTCTGGGTTTGGCGCTCCACCCAGCAGGAGACCTGCAGCTCCCGAggccggtggtggtggtggtggtggaggaggtatgAGAGGACGTCATGCCTGGGGAGCTGGCTTCCGTCTAGGGGACGACTGA